A single Cottoperca gobio chromosome 5, fCotGob3.1, whole genome shotgun sequence DNA region contains:
- the slc4a8 gene encoding electroneutral sodium bicarbonate exchanger 1: protein MPVNDPESMLSYQRPDEEVVVDQGGTSSVLNIHYEKEELEGHRALFVGVRMPRQSHRHHKAHGSRHRKRDRRAGSIAAQQSEESETACSSHDTPSQRVQFILGTEEDAEHVAHELFTELDEICVKDGKDAEWKETARWLKFEEDVEDGGERWSKPYVATLSLHSLFELRSCLINGSVLLDMHADSIEEIADMVLDHQEASNDLDDSARVKVREALLKRHHHQSDKKKNLMPIVRSIAEGARKQSEPHLTGSATSPQAAPATELAKNGGGQDNTHVDLSKVDLHFMKKIPEGAEASNVLVGELDFLERPIVAFVRLSPAVLLTGLTEVPIPTRFLFILLGPDGKAQQYHEIGRSMATIMTDEIFHDVAYKAKDRRDLLAGIDEFLDQVTVLPPGEWDPSIRIEPPKNVPSQEKRKMAGVANGTAGQGEEELHAEHHGPELQRTGRLFGGLILDIKRKAPFYLSDFKDGMSLQCVASFLFLYCACMSPVITFGGLLGEATEGRISAIESLLGASMTGVAYSVFAGQPLTILGSTGPVLVFEKILFKFCKDFDLSYLSLRTCIGLWTALLCLVLVATDASSLVCYITRFTEEAFAALICLIFIYEALEKLIHLGEVYPFNAQGDLDKLTLAYCRCAEPDNPSNTTLELWSGRNVTASAVPWTNLTVKECISLQGQFVGTACGPHGPYTPDVLFWSTILFFLTFFMSAFLKQFKTSRYFPTKVRSMISDFAIFLTIALMVLLDYVIGVPSQKLKVPSKFKPTRDDRGWLINPIGRNPWWTVLAATIPALLCTILIFMDQQITAVIINRKEHKLLKGCGYHLDLLMVGVMLAVCSIMGLPWFVAATVLSISHVNSLKLESESSAPGEQPRFLGIIEQRFTGLLIFLLMGCSVFMTGALQFIPMPVLYGVFLYMGVSSLKGIQFFDRLKLFGMPAKHQPDFIYLRHVPLRKVHLFTITQLTCLVLLWVIKTSPAAIVFPMMVLALVFIRKMMDWCFSKRELSYLDDLMPEWKKKNLDDASKTIEEESQVMLNTNTEDTTTSVQIPMERSKPVPTPKAHDPRCDPSDINISDEMSKTTVWKSLNSNQRDTRPVAAKKD, encoded by the exons AGGCCAGACGAGGAGGTGGTGGTAGACCAGGGAGGGACCAGCTCAGTACTGAACATCCACTATGAGAAGGAGGAATTAGAAG GCCACAGGGCTCTGTTTGTTGGGGTTCGGATGCCCAGGCAGAGTCATCGTCACCACAAGGCCCACGGCTCCCGCCACcgcaagagagacagaagggcGGGAAGCATCGCGGCACAACAGAGCGAGGAAAGCGAGACGGCCTGCTCCAGTCATG ACACGCCGTCCCAGCGGGTCCAGTTCATTCTGGGAACAGAGGAGGATGCTGAACATGTGGCCCACGAGCTCTTCACTGAGCTGGATGAGATCTGTGTAAAGGATGGAAAGGATGCTGAGTGGAAGGAAACAGCCAG GTGGCTGAAGTTTGAGGAAGACGTGGAGGATGGAGGGGAGCGGTGGAGCAAGCCCTACGTCGCTACTCTCTCCCTCCACAGCCTGTTTGAGCTCCGCAGTTGCCTCATCAATGGCAGTGTGTTGCTTGACATGCACGCTGACAGCATCGAAGAGATTGCGG ACATGGTGCTGGACCACCAGGAGGCGTCCAATGACCTGGACGACAGTGCGAGAGTGAAGGTGCGTGAGGCTCTGCTGAAGAGACACCACCACCAGAGCGATAAGAAGAAGAACCTGATGCCCATCGTGCGCTCCATCGCTGAGGGAGCCCGCAAACAGTCAGAGCCCCATCTGACAG GGTCAGCCACATCTCCCCAGGCTGCGCCAGCTACAGAACTCGCTAAGAACGGGGGCGGACAGGACAACACCCATGTGGACCTCAGCAAG GTGGACCTGCATTTCATGAAGAAGATCCCAGAAGGTGCAGAGGCCTCTAATGTACTGGTGGGAGAACTGGACTTCCTGGAGAGGCCCATCGTGGCCTTTGTCCGCCTCTCCCCTGCCGTGCTGCTCACCGGACTCACTGAGGTCCCCATACCTACCAG GTTCCTCTTCATTCTCCTGGGCCCAGATGGAAAGGCTCAGCAATACCATGAAATTGGACGCTCCATGGCGACCATCATGACAGATGAA ATTTTCCATGATGTAGCGTACAAGGCAAAGGACAGACGTGATCTGCTGGCTGGGATAGATGAATTTCTGGACCAGGTGACTGTCCTACCACCAGGAGAGTGGGACCCGTCCATCCGCATCGAACCCCCAAAGAATGTCCCCTCTCAG gagaagagaaagatggCAGGAGTCGCTAATGGCACAGCCGGCCAGGGAGAAGAAGAACTACATGCTGAGCACCACGGGCCAGAGCTGCAGAGAACTGGAAG GTTGTTTGGAGGTCTGATACTGGACATCAAGAGGAAAGCGCCGTTCTACCTGAGTGACTTTAAGGACGGTATGAGCCTCCAGTGTGTggcctccttcctcttcctctactgTGCCTGCATGTCTCCTGTCATCACCTTTGGAGGACTGCTGGGGGAGGCGACAGAGGGACGCATC AGCGCCATAGAGTCCTTACTCGGTGCGTCTATGACTGGAGTCGCCTACTCTGTGTTTGCTGGTCAGCCTCTCACCATTCTGGGCAGCACAGGTCCTGTGCTGGTTTTTGAGAAAATCCTCTTCAAGTTCTGCAA GGACTTCGACCTGTCCTATCTGTCGCTGAGGACTTGCATCGGCCTGTGGACGGCCCTGCTGTGTTTGGTGTTGGTCGCCACTGATGCTAGCTCTCTGGTGTGCTACATCACTCGGTTCACAGAGGAGGCCTTTGCCGCCCTCATCTGCCTCATCTTCATCTACGAGGCCTTGGAGAAGCTCATCCACCTGGGAGAAGTCTACCCCTTCAATGCACAAGGCGATCTGGACAAACTCACACTGGCGTA ctGTAGGTGTGCAGAGCCTGATAACCCCAGTAATACAACCTTAGAGCTGTGGAGTGGGAGAAACGTCACAGCCTCAGCTGTTCCCTGGACCAACCTCACTGTCAAG GAGTGTATCAGTCTGCAGGGCCAATTTGTTGGGACGGCATGTGGCCCCCATGGCCCCTACACCCCAGATGTTCTCTTCTGGTCTACCATCTTGTTCTTTCTGACCTTCTTCATGTCTGCCTTCCTCAAACAATTCAAGACAAGTCGTTATTTCCCCACCAAG GTGCGGTCCATGATCAGCGACTTTGCAATTTTCCTCACGATTGCCCTGATGGTTCTGCTTGATTATGTGATTGGCGTGCCCTCCCAGAAGTTGAAGGTGCCCAGCAAATTCAAG CCTACCAGAGACGACCGAGGTTGGTTGATCAATCCAATAGGACGCAACCCATGGTGGACAGTTCTGGCTGCAACTATTCCTGCTCTTCTCTGCACCATCCTCATCTTCATGGACCAACAGATAACTGCCGTCATCATCAACCGCAAAGAGCACAAACTGCTG AAGGGCTGTGGGTACCACCTGGACCTGCTCATGGTCGGGGTGATGCTGGCAGTGTGCTCCATCATGGGTTTGCCCTGGTTTGTAGCAGCCACGGTGCTGTCCATCTCTCACGTCAACAGCCTGAAGCTGGAGTCAGAGAGCTCGGCTCCGGGAGAGCAGCCTCGCTTCCTGGGCATCATAGAACAGAGGTTCACTGGCCTGCTCATCTTCCTGCTCATGGGCTGCTCTGTATTCATGACTGGAGCCCTGCAG tTCATTCCTATGCCAGTGCTGTATGGTGTTTTCCTTTACATGGGAGTCTCTTCTCTAAAAGGCATCCAG TTCTTTGACCGTCTGAAGCTGTTCGGCATGCCGGCGAAGCACCAGCCGGACTTCATCTACCTGCGCCACGTCCCCTTGAGGAAGGTGCACCTGTTCACTATCACCCAGCTCACCTGTCTGGTGCTGCTCTGGGTCATCAAGACCTCACCTGCCGCTATCGTCTTCCCCATGATG GTGCTTGCTCTGGTTTTCATCCGCAAAATGATGGACTGGTGTTTCTCCAAGCGAGAGCTAAGTTACCTGGATGACCTTATGCCtgagtggaagaaaaaaaaccttgatgATGCCTCCAAAACGATAGAAGAG GAATCACAGGTTATGCTCAATACAAACACGGAAGATACTACAACTTCTGTTCAGATTCCCATGGAGCGCAGCAAGCCTGTTCCGACCCCCAAAGCACATGACCCCAG GTGTGACCCCTCTGATATTAATATATCTGATGAAATGTCTAAAACTACCGTCTGGAAATCCCTCAACTCCAATCAAAGGGACACTCGTCCTGTGGCTGCTAAGAAG GATTGA